The genomic DNA aattttatttacacaaatattaattattatatttggttatttaataaaAGGTTTATAATCAACATTTGTAATCTAGGTAATATTATTTTTAAGTTTTTATATTTAGATTTTTATTCTATTCATGTTATTATGTAttaatatatattcaaaataaattattttagaataattgttcagaaaataattataatataaccAGACTTCTGTCGGGAACTAATCTAGTTTGTGTAAAATGAATCACAAGGACAGCAAAATACAAATACAAGTTCACAACCATTGACGAAAcattaaattttaaaaccaaacCAAAAATAGAAATTGTGAACCGTCAATTCTTGAGTTGAATGGCCCTATTGTCATGGACCAAATACAGAAAGGGGGGAAATgaaaaaaccaaaaccaaaagAAATTGAAGGGGGGAAATGAATACACCAAAAATCAAAAATATACATGGAGACAAACATTACACCATCTCTATCTGCTACACTTCTCCCAATCATTTTAACGGCCAAGATTCTTTATAAAGTATCTGATCACTAAAAAACCAGGGTCACATTGGTCATTTCAACATGAAAATTGAAAAGTTACCTAGGGTTTTGTGGCCAGCTGGCTGCTGTCAATACTCAGTCCACACATCTTGTTTCATTTAGCATCACTGATGTTGCTACTCATTTTAACATACTAGTAGCATCATATACTACAGTATTATTCATCATTATTACTACTCATTTTGTGATCATTTTTGTCACTTATCAGGTTGATTACAACTGATATTAAACACTAATCTTGTCATCTTTTAAAAAGGTGGTGAGATTATATTATATGTACAAGATGGATCTACAACAAAAGGTCTGTGATCATTTCTTGTTTTTATTTAGTGTTGTATGATTCGCTATGTAATGTTTGTGATCATTTTATTTTTATGTAGAGATCAGACGCTAAGAATCAGTTAAGGAACCAGGATTGCGAAACAGGAGGGGCTGAGAAAATAGATGTGCAGATAAAAAAGAGCTGCAGCGACTGTAAAACTACAAGAACACCTCTATGGAGGGGTGGGCCATCTGGACCCAAGGTGAGAAAACAAACGAATACCCATTTCACCATTTTTGATTTCTTGAGATGGGTTGAAATCAGTTTTTGAATCTGATAATTTTTGGGTGCAGTCACTTTGTAATGCTTGTGGGATCAAATACAATAAGAAAAGGAGGCAACTTTTGGGGGCAGAGAGATCAATAAAACATGGGAtaaaaaagaagcagaagaagaGTAATAATGAAGTTGAAAGATCAGTGAAAGTGATG from Apium graveolens cultivar Ventura unplaced genomic scaffold, ASM990537v1 ctg3131, whole genome shotgun sequence includes the following:
- the LOC141700960 gene encoding GATA transcription factor 15-like, producing MYKMDLQQKRSDAKNQLRNQDCETGGAEKIDVQIKKSCSDCKTTRTPLWRGGPSGPKSLCNACGIKYNKKRRQLLGAERSIKHGIKKKQKKSNNEVERSVKVMRLIALGKEMGLKISATTKFGEEEEAAILLMALSCGSLVSMLDEMP